The following nucleotide sequence is from cyanobacterium endosymbiont of Braarudosphaera bigelowii.
AAATTATTCGATAATAATTTTCGATATTAGAAATCATACAAAATTAGCTTTTTAGACAAAAAAGATGACACCATTTCTTTAGCCAAAACTTTGTCCTATAAAAACCAACCATAAGAATGTAAACCATTCCCTAAAAGATTTACTCCTAGATAGCATACCCAAACCGCTATAAATCCTCCCGCTGCAAGAATTGCAGGCCTCCTGCCTTGCCAATCTTTAGTGATTCTAGCATGTAAATAAGCAGCAAATACTAGCCAAGTGATCAAAGCCCAAGTTTCTTTTGGATCCCAACTCCAATAAGAACCCCAAGCTTCATTAGCCCATACAGCTCCAGCAATTATGCCAATAGTTAATAGTGGAAAACCTAGACCGATGATTCGATAGCTAAGATTATCCAATTTATCTGCTAAGTTAAGATGTTGAGGGGAAAGGTTATTTTTTGTTATAAATGCATCATTCGTATTTAAAAGGATTTCTTTTTCATGATTTTTGGGAAATTCCTTTAACGAACTATTTCGGTAGCTTCCTGTTCCAACAGAACTGCCACGAAGACTAATATCTTGATCTCTAGTAATAATTAAAAAAGCAATAGCCATGACGGAACCTACCATCAAAGCAGAGTAACTCAACATCATAACACTGACATGCATCATCAACCAATTCGACTTAAGAGCAGGGACGAGAGGAGATGAAACCCTCATATCTGAAGGTAGAGATATTGTGGCAAAAGCAGTAATTGCCATAGCTATAGGTGTTGTAACAGCTCCTATTAAAGATATACCAACCATTGATTCAACTATTAAATAAGTAGTTGTAATACCCCAAGCTAAGAAAAATAGTGATTCATACAAATTACTCAAGGGGAAATACCCTCCTTCTAGCCACCTTGCTCCCAATAAAGTTGCTATTAATAAATTTGCTATTATTCCTCCAGTAGTTCCTAAAGTAGGAAACCATGTCAAACTAGGAAAAGCTGTTCCTATCCAGTAAATTAGCATTGTTAGTAACAAAACAAAAAACGATGCATTATCTAAAAAATTTTCTAGGATTACTAAGTCCATAAACTATTTAATCTCCAACATCTTACTAGCTTATTTTCCTATTTTATTGTAGATTATCAATATTTTTCTATATGGCAAAAATCTCAAGTTATTCAGCTAAATATTAATATAATTATTGATTTATACTTCCATCTTAATACATAAAACTTTAACTGAATCAATAAGAGTTTATTATTTTTTGTTTTCCTAAGACTAATGCATATGAGATATCAACATGTATTTTTTTAGACCTCATTATAAAATTTTCTATTACCAATTATTAGTACTGGTTAAATTTTAAATCATCTAGATATGAAAAAAGCGATGTTAACACTCTTATATTTTTAAATAACTTTTAAAATATAGATTCAATCTTTTTTTAAGAATAATTTTTATCCTAAAATATAATTTGCTAGGTATTAATGTTGTCAAAAATATTGGATTTTTTAGCTTTTATGCAAAAGTAGTATTATAGATAGTAGTCTAGAAGTGCTAAATTAATGATCATCAAACGTAGCAAAAAGTCTCAGAACAGACCTGATGATACTTCTTTGAAAGAACATAAAAGAGATCCGGTAGACATTCAAAAAAAAGAAAAAGATTACTTTATAAATGATATTCGCCCAGGTTCTTTTAAAGAGTATGTTGGGCAAAAAGATTTAAAAAAGATATTAGATATTGTTATTAAAGCCGCTAAATTACGAAATGAGCCAATCGATCATTTACTTTTATATGGACCGCCTGGACTGGGTAAGACAACTATATCTTTGATATTAGCATCAGAAATGGGAGTTGATTGCAAGATAACTTCTGCACCGTCTTTAGAAAAGCCAAAAGATATAATCGGACTTTTAGTAAAACTGAAGCCTGGAGATGTTTTATTTCTTGACGAAATTCATCGGCTCAACCATTTAGCTGAAGAATTATTGTATCTAGCAATGGAAGATTATCGTCTTGATATTACAATTGGCAAAGGACAATCAACCAAGATAAGTAGTATCTCATTGCCAAAATTTACACTAATAGGAGCTACTACAAAAATTGGCAATGTATCTTTTCCTTTACGGGATCGTTTTGGACTGGTACAGCGTCTAAAATATTATGAGTATCATGAGTTGATTTTGATTATTAAGCGTAGTGCCATAGTTTTGCAAACTTCTATTACTCATGAGGGAGCAATTGAAATTGCTATTCGTTCTAGAGGAACTCCTAGAATTGCTAACCGATTATTAAGAAGAATTCGTGATTATATACAAGTTAAACGAATGAATCTTATTACTAAAGATTTAGCTATAGAAGCTTTAGACCTATATAAAATAGACTCCAAAGGATTAAATTGGACTGATCATTTGATCTTAGAAACTATGATCTTTCAATTTAATGGAGGCCCTGTTGGTTTAGAAGCCATTGCAGCATCTACTGGAGAAGATATCAAAACTATTGAACAGGTTTATGAACCATATTTACTACAAATTGGCTATGTAAACCGTACACCCAGGGGAAGAGTCGTTACAGAAGCAGCATATAAATATATAGAGACAATAAAGAAAGGGTAAATATTTACAAAAAAGTTATGTTTTAATTAGTATTTACTATTTCATTCCGGTTGAAAAATAGTTCTACAGTTTATCAATCGCCTCTTTCAAGATTTAATTAAGTCATATTATCTTTCTCTTTTATCTATAGAGGAAAGATAATACAACCTAGTAAAAGTGACAATCTTAAAAGATAGGAAAAGTATATTTCGTGAAATTGTTATATTGGTTTATTAAAGTTGATATTTAATCTTAATAAAATACATAGTAAGTAGTATTTACCCAAAACTTATGTCTAACCAAACAGTTTTTAACAATTAACCATGCCATATTTTTTCCAATATTACTGATGAATGAATATCAGCTAATTTATTGCTGGGAGATTCGATTGTAATACAACGATTATGATTTGTAGGAATTTTTTGATTAGGATTAGTATCTGCAAATAATGCTATTGTGTATGTTCCTACAGCTATACTTAATTGTAATGGGACACTATCAGTACAAACTAAAAGGTTAGCTCCAGCAATGATTGCAGAAAGTTTGCCTAAATTATTAGGATTGATTGTTTTAAGATGTTTACAATTGTTTAATATAGGCTTTGTCCATGCTTCATCTATACTGCTTTGTAATAAAATTACTGACAAGGAAGGTTCTTTTTCATAAATTGTATTAATAATGTCTATCCAACTAGATGTTGGATAGACATTATTAATACCTCCATGTATCACGATATAACCGTTTTCTGCTACTTCTAAACGTTGTAATTCTTTCTCAGCCCAGCTTATATCATCCGTTGGGACAGCTATTTTTATGGAAGGACAAGGAGATTGAATATTTAAATTTAAAAGTAAATCATGATATGTTTTTGCAGCATATTGTTCTTTATCTTGAATGATTGAATGTGACAGTAACCATGACGTTTGTGTCTTGTAACCAATACGCCAAGGAATACTATTCGACCACAGTAATAATTCCAGAATCCAGTTTTTTTCAGCAGTTATAGCAATGTCATACCCTTTATCACGAATTACTCCAATTAAATTGAGATAGTCAGCAGATGTGTGACGGTCTTGGTAATCAAAAACAAGAATCTCATTTATATAGGGACATATTCGATAAGCAGATTTTGCCGATGGTTCTACTAGAACGTCAATAAGTGCATTAGGATATTTAATTTTAAGACTTTCTAGAGTTGGGAAAAATAAAAGTTGCTCATTTATTCCGCCAGGAACTAAAGATAATATTCGCATAGTTTACGTCTAAATTATTGTGTTTATCCATCTAGATTACGACATAACAGTTCAACTTTAATAAAAAAGTTTTAAAAGTTTCCTTAATACCAAGAAATAAATTTCAATAAGATTGAGAGAAAATATTTTTATATTAATTTTTTGAAGCCTACGCATCACTTCCCTAAACAAATAATGACAATTAAAATTAATATAATATTCATAGAATAAAGTTTATTTTTAGTAATTGTTTTTATATGAAATTTAAATATTTTTAAAATATAGAAATTATTGAATAATTTTTTAGATGTTTAGTTTTGCTTTAAAGTTGAACAATATGAACAAAATTGCCTTATTTGGAACAAGTGCAGATCCTCCTACTACTGGACATCAGTTAATTATTTCATGGTTATCATTTCATTACGATAAAGTAGGAATTTGGGCTTCTAATAATCCTTTCAAAAAGCATCAAACCTCTTTGTCTCATCGAACAACAATGCTTAGATTGCTAATTGAAAATATGCATCCATCTCGTTGTAATATTCATCTTTCAAAAAATTTAAGTCATCACAGAAGTCTTGTAAGTATCGCTAGGGCTAAGAATATTTGGGAAAGGCAAGCAGATTATACTCTAGTAATTGGTTCAGATCTGGTGAAACAAATTCGTCAATGGTATCGTATCGAAAAATTATTTTCCGAAGTCTCTATTTTAATAGTTCTTCGCTCTGGTTACGTAATTGATAAGTTAGATTTACAAACATTAGTTAGTTTAGGAGGAAGATGTCAAGTTGTTGACTTAAATGCTCCTGGTTTCTCTTCTACTACTTATCGAAAATATGGAGATCGAAATGTACTAACTAAATCTATTCAAGATTACATTGCCCAAGAGCAATTATATATATGATATGTAGAAAATATAGATAAATGACTTTTATAAATTATAAAAAAACTATATTTTTAATTACAAATATTTAAAAGATAGAATGGTGAAGTTCGTTTAATAGTAAACAAGATAATATTAGAATTATATTTGATATAAAATATTTAGTTATTTATAAGACTAACGTTTAAATCAACCAACTATGAAAATTTTAATCGCTCAGCTAAACCCTGTTGTTGGTAACTTAAAATATAATGCTGATAATATTTATAAATCAGCTATTTTAGCAAAACAAAGAGAAGTTCAGTTATTATTAACTCCAGAACTTTCCCTATGTGGTTACCCTCCAAAAGACTTGGTATTAAGTTCTACTTTTATTGAAAATTCATGGTTAGAATTACAGAAATTAGCAAAAAGAATACCAAAAAAACTAGCAATTTTAGTTGGTATTGTTACTAAAAATTATTACTCAGATATTAAGGGAGAAAAGCCACTATTTAATAGTGTTGTTTTACTTCAAAACAATACTATTAAACAAATTTTTCATAAACGCCTTTTACCAAATTATGATGTATTTGATGAAAAACGTTATTTTGAGTCGGGGAAAACAAGTAACTTTTTTGAACTACCATCTTCTTCACAAGAAAATCAATTTTCTAGAATTGGAGTAACAATATGTGAAGATTTATGGAATGATCAAATTTTTTGGGGACAGCGAAACTATAAGAATAATCCTATTGAAGATTTAGTTAAATATAAAGTCGACTTTATTGTTAATTTATCAGCTTCTCCATACATTATTCGTAAGCAAAAAGTTAGAGAATCTATGTTAAAACATAGTTCAAGACTATATCAGGTACCTATTGTTTATGTTAATCAAGTTGGGGGTAACGATGATTTAATTTTTGATGGATATAGTTGTGCCACTAATAAAAAAGGAGAAATTATTCTATGTACTAAAGGATTTCAGGTACGTACAGAAATTATTGAATACAGCCACATAACCAGAGACCTTAAAGTAAGCTTCAATAAGAATTCCAACATAACAAAAGAAGAAGAAATTTGGTCAGCACTAGTATTAGGATTGAGAGATTATGCAATAAAGTGTGGATTTTCTAAAGTAGTTTTAGGTTTAAGTGGAGGTATCGATTCATCGCTAGTTGCTTCAATAGCAGCTGAATCTTTAGGTCCAAAAAATGTTCTAGGGATACTAATGCCTTCTCCCCATAGTTCACAGCACTCAATTACTGATGCAAGACATTTGGCTAATAATTTAGGCATTAATAGTTATATGATTCCTATTAATAATATTATGTTGGCATATGATTTCTCATTAAACTCACTATTTAAAACAGTAGAAATTGGAATTGCTGAAGAAAATTTACAGTCGAGAATTAGAGGAAATATATTAATGGCAATTGCCAACAAATTTGGACATTTACTACTTTCAACAGGTAATAAATCTGAAATATCTATAGGATACTGTACTCTATATGGAGACATGAATGGTGGTATAGGCGTTATTGCAGATGTTGCGAAAACCCAGGTTTTTTCTCTTTGTAATTGGCTTAATAGATTCCAAGAAATTATTCCCAACAATATCCTTATTAAACCTCCAAGTGCTGAGTTAAAACCTAACCAGATAGATCAAGATTCCCTACCTCCTTATAATATTTTGGATGATTTACTAAATAGATTTATAAATCATCATCAATCTATTGAAGAAATACAGAAGGTGGGTTTTGACTATGATTTACTATATAAAATAGCAAAGCTAATCATTCGCGCTGAATTTAAGAGGAAACAGGCTCCCCCAGGATTAAAAATTACAAACCAGGCTTTTGGTACTGGATGGAGAATGCCTATTGCAAGCCATTTTGAACTGAACTAGCATTACAACAACATTCATTTTATCATTCAAACTTAATAGAATTTTAAAACAACACTGAATTATTACAGAGTACATAGTTCATATGTATGCAATATTTAAAACATCATATAAAGTTGATTTTTTTGACCTTATTAAATTAGTGAGTAATAAAATCAAGATATCCTTGGTCGCCGTTTATAATGACATTAATTCCTACTGGCAAAATGGCATTGACTTTACCATGTCCAAAAGGCAAATTTGAGATAATTGGAATATTAAGATCTGATAAACGATCTCGTAACACTTCTTCTACAGTCCAAGAAGGGTTTTTAGAAAAAGTATTACATTGATTAAAGCTTCCTAATACAATTCCATGAACTTTATGAAATATTCCCATTAGTCTCCATTGTGTTAATATTCTATCAATTTTGTAAGGATCCTCTCCAATATCTTCTAATGCTAAAATAGTTCCCTTAAGGGAAGGCTGTAGTGGAGTTCCTAATAAATGAGTAGCTACAGTCAAATTAGCTGGTAATAATATTCCTTGGTTGATACCACCACCCCAACCTTCACCTTTTAAACTCGGTAATTTAAAACCTTGAATATAACTAAAGAATCGTTCGATAGACCAATTAGGTTCATCACATAATGTAGTTAACACAGGACCATGAATACTTCGAATCTTTATACTAGCTAATTTCCATAGTAAGACTGTAATGTCTGAAAAACCAATAATCCATTTAGGATATTTTGTAAGTAGAATACTTAATTGTTTTTGCTCAAACAATCTAATAGAACCATAACCTCCTCGAAGTGGAATAATTGCCTTACATTTTGGATTTTGTAAAGCTTCTAACAAATCACTAATACGCTGATTATCTGTACCCGCTAAGTACCCGTGACATGCGTTCCAGTTTTTACTGAGGACCATATTGTATCCTTTCGAATGCCAAATTTCTATACCCTTTTCTAAATTAGATAATTCTATAAAAGGCCCACTTGGAGCAATAATTTGTACAGTATCTCCAGGCTTAAGAAAAGATGGGGTTTGAAAAAGATCCATAAATATTGTTAATTCTACATTTTTTTAATAAGGTTAGCGTCGAAAAGTTACTATTTCATATCTAAAGAATATATTCATAGATAAACTATATATAGTTAAAATATATCAATGTTTTACTAGAGAAAAATTAAGAAATATTTTTTATTACTAGAAAATCAATAGCTATGGCATAGTTTATATATATCCATTATTTACAAACCAATCTATAGCATCCTGAAGTGAATCCCTAATAGGTCTATAAGATATGTTTAATTCATTAATAGCTTTAGAAGAATCATAAT
It contains:
- the ccsB gene encoding c-type cytochrome biogenesis protein CcsB, whose protein sequence is MDLVILENFLDNASFFVLLLTMLIYWIGTAFPSLTWFPTLGTTGGIIANLLIATLLGARWLEGGYFPLSNLYESLFFLAWGITTTYLIVESMVGISLIGAVTTPIAMAITAFATISLPSDMRVSSPLVPALKSNWLMMHVSVMMLSYSALMVGSVMAIAFLIITRDQDISLRGSSVGTGSYRNSSLKEFPKNHEKEILLNTNDAFITKNNLSPQHLNLADKLDNLSYRIIGLGFPLLTIGIIAGAVWANEAWGSYWSWDPKETWALITWLVFAAYLHARITKDWQGRRPAILAAGGFIAVWVCYLGVNLLGNGLHSYGWFL
- the ruvB gene encoding Holliday junction branch migration DNA helicase RuvB; this translates as MIIKRSKKSQNRPDDTSLKEHKRDPVDIQKKEKDYFINDIRPGSFKEYVGQKDLKKILDIVIKAAKLRNEPIDHLLLYGPPGLGKTTISLILASEMGVDCKITSAPSLEKPKDIIGLLVKLKPGDVLFLDEIHRLNHLAEELLYLAMEDYRLDITIGKGQSTKISSISLPKFTLIGATTKIGNVSFPLRDRFGLVQRLKYYEYHELILIIKRSAIVLQTSITHEGAIEIAIRSRGTPRIANRLLRRIRDYIQVKRMNLITKDLAIEALDLYKIDSKGLNWTDHLILETMIFQFNGGPVGLEAIAASTGEDIKTIEQVYEPYLLQIGYVNRTPRGRVVTEAAYKYIETIKKG
- a CDS encoding glycosyltransferase family 9 protein, translating into MRILSLVPGGINEQLLFFPTLESLKIKYPNALIDVLVEPSAKSAYRICPYINEILVFDYQDRHTSADYLNLIGVIRDKGYDIAITAEKNWILELLLWSNSIPWRIGYKTQTSWLLSHSIIQDKEQYAAKTYHDLLLNLNIQSPCPSIKIAVPTDDISWAEKELQRLEVAENGYIVIHGGINNVYPTSSWIDIINTIYEKEPSLSVILLQSSIDEAWTKPILNNCKHLKTINPNNLGKLSAIIAGANLLVCTDSVPLQLSIAVGTYTIALFADTNPNQKIPTNHNRCITIESPSNKLADIHSSVILEKIWHG
- a CDS encoding nicotinate-nucleotide adenylyltransferase — its product is MNKIALFGTSADPPTTGHQLIISWLSFHYDKVGIWASNNPFKKHQTSLSHRTTMLRLLIENMHPSRCNIHLSKNLSHHRSLVSIARAKNIWERQADYTLVIGSDLVKQIRQWYRIEKLFSEVSILIVLRSGYVIDKLDLQTLVSLGGRCQVVDLNAPGFSSTTYRKYGDRNVLTKSIQDYIAQEQLYI
- a CDS encoding NAD+ synthase; this encodes MKILIAQLNPVVGNLKYNADNIYKSAILAKQREVQLLLTPELSLCGYPPKDLVLSSTFIENSWLELQKLAKRIPKKLAILVGIVTKNYYSDIKGEKPLFNSVVLLQNNTIKQIFHKRLLPNYDVFDEKRYFESGKTSNFFELPSSSQENQFSRIGVTICEDLWNDQIFWGQRNYKNNPIEDLVKYKVDFIVNLSASPYIIRKQKVRESMLKHSSRLYQVPIVYVNQVGGNDDLIFDGYSCATNKKGEIILCTKGFQVRTEIIEYSHITRDLKVSFNKNSNITKEEEIWSALVLGLRDYAIKCGFSKVVLGLSGGIDSSLVASIAAESLGPKNVLGILMPSPHSSQHSITDARHLANNLGINSYMIPINNIMLAYDFSLNSLFKTVEIGIAEENLQSRIRGNILMAIANKFGHLLLSTGNKSEISIGYCTLYGDMNGGIGVIADVAKTQVFSLCNWLNRFQEIIPNNILIKPPSAELKPNQIDQDSLPPYNILDDLLNRFINHHQSIEEIQKVGFDYDLLYKIAKLIIRAEFKRKQAPPGLKITNQAFGTGWRMPIASHFELN
- a CDS encoding S66 peptidase family protein; amino-acid sequence: MDLFQTPSFLKPGDTVQIIAPSGPFIELSNLEKGIEIWHSKGYNMVLSKNWNACHGYLAGTDNQRISDLLEALQNPKCKAIIPLRGGYGSIRLFEQKQLSILLTKYPKWIIGFSDITVLLWKLASIKIRSIHGPVLTTLCDEPNWSIERFFSYIQGFKLPSLKGEGWGGGINQGILLPANLTVATHLLGTPLQPSLKGTILALEDIGEDPYKIDRILTQWRLMGIFHKVHGIVLGSFNQCNTFSKNPSWTVEEVLRDRLSDLNIPIISNLPFGHGKVNAILPVGINVIINGDQGYLDFITH